In Solanum pennellii chromosome 3, SPENNV200, a single window of DNA contains:
- the LOC107013168 gene encoding E3 ubiquitin-protein ligase BIG BROTHER, translating into MDRYNSNTENTAFNQTENGRNLPPTNIPSNVPDGTEGNGIDLNERSNETTGDTYFHGNSRTLSDFVSGVTKTDLIPARIFPNNAGSYLQMQNLWHASTTSFSHSRQFQGASNMAFLENSTHRTFIEKHRGFHGGSSSASRNQSNAFIHPFGGPAGYFGENGLWNRGNDANFLRNIIDPPPSLLIGKTITGGRSRDPGHRDNPIVIEDDEEDEHDDTQQDGMFYDVEMSYKAFLALQEHIGGIEIGLNKNIISKLLKHSRYQIIKMKNCINSCCICLETYEDGEVLGKIGCGHEFHCQFIEEWLEIKNSCPVCRRIALTSASNLWF; encoded by the exons ATGGATAGATACAATTCTAATACAGAAAATACTGCCTTCAACCAAACTGAGAACGGTAGGAACTTACCTCCAACTAATATACCTTCAAATGTTCCCGATGGCACTGAGGGAAATGGAATTGATTTAAATGAACGAAGCAATGAAACAACAGGAG ATACATACTTTCATGGAAATTCTCGTACTTTGAGTGACTTTGTAAGCGGTGTCACAAAGACTGACCTCATACCAGCCAGAATTTTTCCAAATAATGCTGGAAGTTATCTTCAAATGCAAAACTTATGGCATGCATCAACAACTTCATTTTCTCATAGTAGACAATTTCAAGGAGCTTCAAATATGGCATTTCTGGAAAATAGTACACATCGAACGTTCATTGAGAAACATAGAGGTTTTCATGGCGGTAGTTCATCAGCTTCAAGAAATCAATCTAATGCTTTTATCCACCCTTTTGGTGGTCCAGCTGGATATTTTGGAGAAAATGGACTATGGAACAGAGGAAACGATGCTAATTTCTTGAGAAATATTATTGATCCTCCACCTTCTCTTTTAATTGGGAAAACTATCACG GGTGGAAGATCCAGGGACCCAGGTCACAGGGATAATCCTATTGTTATCGAG gatgatgaagaagatgaacatGATGATACTCAACAAGATGGTATGTTCTATGATGTTGAAATGTCGTACAAG GCATTTTTGGCACTCCAAGAGCATATAGGTGGCATTGAAATTGGATTGAACAAGAACATTATTTCTAAACTTCTGAAGCATAGTAGGTATCAAAtaataaagatgaaaaattgTATTAACTCTTGCTGCATTTGCTTG GAAACTTATGAAGATGGAGAAGTACTAGGAAAAATTGGCTGTGGACATGAATTTCATTGTCAATTCATCGAGGAGTGGCTGGAGATCAAGAATTCGTGTCCGGTTTGCAGAAGGATTGCTTTGACTTCAGCTAGTAATCTTTGGTTCTAA